The genomic interval ATATATATGGTTCTTGCAAGTTGAGAAgacattattgttccttctcttctcttgagaaggaacacttcgTTAGGGTtgataagtcacacttgactgagcaactgacctcaaaagctgttattacatgactgtattctattgtttctctgattggctgaaaacggttcgaaaagtaatgagtacatatcatatcaacttatcttgggttataaatagtacgatgataaaaatagatcaaagtaggtgcttggaaaaccagtATCAACCTGTCTTGGTCTAAATCtgttccttatttctttattaaagatacaattgtaataacaagactaactatacatttattcatgtaataaaacaattattgactttttcataggttgatatcaagatttgtcaaccctcaaaaagttcggctcggtgaatataactcttttcgggttgataaatcatgatatcaacctatgaaaaagtcaataattgtatattgtCATTATAAGCTGGCCAAGCAAACTCCGCAACCTTAgaaaataacctctgacgttaaaattattcctTCTTAATTGAGGCGACTttctgactgaacgcgctccgcggattacatattactaaacccgaggatgattgattgattcttttgttttctccattcttgaagagtataacatatgtacaaacaggtagacatatatcagcaaatttacatgttaacaactaaatattatcgttaccttcgaatgaatggtcaatatgtgaaaacaaacctcattgcgaccctctaattacgcgcaacaaattcacgcatgaAATAGTACACTACTGACCGGGTCAATGTGTATAGCAAGTGTATTTTTACTCAACTGaattactttgttgttggatttaacaatttatgttagcgtTAACGTAACTTACTTGACACTTTtaggcagtataaaacaacatagttctttttcgtgtttttatttttatttttgtacagaaataaacgcgcacttaaaatgcaaaatgtaatgcCCCCAGGGGCGCTTAAaataagtaaagtttcttgtGTAACATGGGtggtcgacgaaagtccccacccggaatggatggaacaacttatttcaagccgagcccacggcaggcctcatatttacctccccggcagtctagaccgatactgttggaaacagtactaagtaaagtaaatcacccagcactgaacactagtcgggatatcagccgcaaccgggaatcgaacccggatcgctgacgttgtagtccaacctgctaaccactgcgccactgactctcTGATTAAACGTGGGgattcaaaatgttaaaaatcctggggttccacacactgatgaccaatatttgaaacaaacattgCAACCAAAGTTTTACAAGATGAtcactatatatttatatatattttatatgccctagaaggaacttttgctatgctttaacttgttaagACATATTAGTTGGTAAAACAGTAGcttttaatttacatgtatataggtgTTTGTCAGAGCTATATCAATGAAGGCGAACTATGCGGCATGTTCGATAAAGCGAATGGTTTCTGCAGTTGTAACGATAGGAAGGGGCTGACGTGCCAGTTTTCTACCACAGACCCTACACAAAGTCCACTACGAATCCCAGGTTTAGGAACATACCGCTGTACCAAGGCACCATTCGTTGTATCCAagaaataaatctatataaatgtatttttaacgAACATTAAATAAATTGTTGTGCATATTTTCCCGTATGTTATCATGACATACTATGTATCACTTGGGCACAAGTCTATTTTAGACAATTACAAACCGGAGTCGCTGacctgaccttgacatttaaacCTTGAATATACGTCATGAAACACTGTTTTATGAAATGTGACAGTTGTAATAAGTATGAAACCATGACAATAACTGTTCATGAATAGTCAGTCAACAATATGATTTATTCAGGATCAACGTTTTTCtatgattgacctagtgacctggtttttatGCCAAAAGTAATTCAGTTTACCATATTGACACataataaatggaaatatttgACAAGTTTTCATGTAAATCACTTAATCATGtattaaatgtggcctctaggataAGGGTTTTCTGTGTTTCCACTTAGTGTTTGTaccaagatgacccagtttcagggTTAAATTAGATTTCACAAAactaatattctgatcaaatttcaagaagaaacaagagggccaagatggccctaggtcgctcaccagagaaacataccataacagtgtaaacatgtttgacctagtgatttcatggaaacaaatattctggccaattttcattaggattggaccaaaaatgtggtgtctcgagtgtaaacaagtattttctttgatatgacctagtgacttagtttttgaccccagatgacccatattcaaatttgacctagatttcatcaaggcaatcattctgaccaaatttcatgaagatcaattgaaaaatacagcccctattgcgtacacatggtttttctttaatctgacctagtgacctagtttttgaacccagattacccatattcaaagtcgacctagattttattaatgcaattattctgaccaaatttcatgaagatcaattgaaaaatacagcccctattgcgtacacaaggtttttctttaacttgactgggtgacctagtttttgaccctagatgacccatattcaaattcaacctagatttcatcaagacaaacactctgatcaaatttcatgaagaaccggtataaaatgcagccccctattgcatacacaagggttttctttgatttgacctagtgacctagtttttgatcccagatgacccatattcgacactgatctagatttcatcaaggtaatcattctgactaaaattcatgaagatcagttgaaaaaaaaatacagcctctatcgcatacgcaaggtttttcttttatttgacctagtgacctagtttttgatcccagatgacccattttcgaacctggcctggatttcatcaaggtaatcattctgacaaaatttcatgaagatcagctgaaaaatacagcctctatcgcatacacaagctaaatgttgacagaccaGACGACAGATGCCAAACGACAGACAGACACCGGGCATCGAGGATCACAAAAACTCAActcagcattgctcaggtgagctaaaaatgaaaatgtggtTTTTAGAAATTATATCAGATCTTTTCTATAATTTgtattgacctagattttgtccACAGATGACCTAGTATCGAATTTAAACTATAtttcataaagtcaaatattctGGTTTCAAGAAGAGCAGTTGAAAAAGTGGTTTCTAGACAGTTGATTAGATTATTTTtctcttgacctagatttgaccccaggtgaaaaaaagagaaatgaaCCATGTGTTATATCATGTGgctgataatgtggaacaactatttgaagttttaaaaaacaagttgcaataactgagatacagaAAAAAGAGAGCATAAAActgtaacctgaaattctaagtaaaacgggggaataatttataaaattgaggCCAAAGTTTtaaaccttgtgtcatatgatgtgggtgatggcatggaacaatcattttaagtttgaatcaaatccatttactaCATGTAACTACCAAGATATtgtgaacaagagctcgtagaacacgaaatgcccctcttgatgcattcagtaattgcacaagaacagaaattatttggtcgaTGTACAcgaaagttctactattctgggtcaatgtgaccttgacatttgacctactgacctcaaactcaataggggtcatctgctggtcatgatcaaccttcctataaagtttcttgatcctaagcccaagcatacTCAAGTTACTGTCCTGAAACAGTTTAGCTGTTCTGGGTCATTttgacctgacctttgacctaaaatcaatagaggtaatACTCTGGTcatccctatcaagtttcgtgatcctaggcccaagcattctcaagttattgtcctgaaacggtttaactgttgtgggtcactttgaccttaacctttgacctactgacctcaaaatcaataggggtcatcagctagtcgtgaacaacctccctatcaactttcatgattctagacccaaagcattctcgagttatcatccggaaatcgtttaactgtttcaggccgctgtgaccttgacctttgacctactaatctcaaaatcaataggggtcatctgctggtcatgatcaacctccctatcaagtttcatgatcctaggcacaagcattcttgagttatcatccagaaaccgtttaactgttccgcgtcactgtgactttgacctttgacgtaatggcctcaaaatcgatagggtcatctgctggtcatgaacaacctccctatcaactttcatgatcctaggctcaagcgttctttagttatcatccggaaaccagctggtctacataccgacagatcAACCGACCGACACGACaccgaaggggggcataaaaaagcgTAAGAATTAAACTGAAATCctaaataaaaagtgaaataattcatgaaatatttgagcAAGAAATATTGACCTTATTTCAGATCATAAGGATGAAAATGAGgaagtttaagtttgaatcaaatccattaaatTATAATggagaaatttaatcaaaatcaaCCTGAAATTCAAAATAAGAAAGGGGaatcattcatgaaatattggtacagaATAATGGCACGTAAGTCATAGGATGAGGGTGACAGTGTGGAACAACTGTTtgattcagtaataacagagacagagcaaaaatgtatcaaaatttcaacctgaaattttatatgaaaagggggtataattcaatAAGTATAGTGCAAGAGTAaaggctcttgtgtcatatgatgctgGTGATTATGCGGAACACTTATTATATGTCTGAATAAAGTCCCTTCTGCAATaagaaaaatatactgaaatgtACCAAAAATAACCCAAATttctaagtaaacaagagggccatgatggccctatatcattCACCTGAGTAcccactgcggaaaatggttccgtatacaggagtgtacgcattccgtatactcctaatatacgggcgtatatGGAAACATTTAttccgtatatggaacattccatatacggaaatcccgtattctttaattggactttcatgtttttctcacatggatccgttcattcatacttagcataaatacgtttcaacagtttatgtcagtattcaaatttagggattgtcaaggtccaaaagtatgtttaaggcgtaggtttttatcatactttcaggaaagataccttttatatgatatttgtatattagacatatacaggaccgtatactcccgtatatgcacatatttttcgcagtgtaccattgctcaaaatgacatatcaagttttgacatagagcacataggcatacacattaaatatcatcaggataaacattttcttgtaacagtcccttttgaccttgtcagggccaatttccataccaagtttgagggtcctaggctcaaatgctgcatttttgtactaacatgactattcctcaccctggaagacttaaataacatttaaaaccaatctcattagatgctgccaATATATGttcgtttatataaaataaagggaggtaatttgtcataaattcagtcaaaagttatctaccctgattgtcc from Mercenaria mercenaria strain notata chromosome 2, MADL_Memer_1, whole genome shotgun sequence carries:
- the LOC123562669 gene encoding uncharacterized protein LOC123562669 encodes the protein MKLVVCIFAVILGFCQAAVTPAPKECISDADCTADECCYKQHEFLVVSKKRQVPVPDPPKDPAHTKGVCQSYINEGELCGMFDKANGFCSCNDRKGLTCQFSTTDPTQSPLRIPGLGTYRCTKAPFVVSKK